In one window of Saprospiraceae bacterium DNA:
- the ftsZ gene encoding cell division protein FtsZ encodes MSQNSIIKVIGVGGGGTNAVTHMYNLGIRGVDFAICNTDNQSLDLSPVPHKIQLGPNLTVGRGAGNNPEMGKKACLESTEDLQEFLEADTKMLFITAGMGGGTGTGAGPILAKVAREMGILTVGIVTQPFSFEGPRRGKHAQEGIEQLKQNVDALIVVSNDKLRQIYGNLPMSSAFSHADNVLATAAKGIAEIITVPGYINVDFEDVNFVMKESGVAIMGSAAASGDDRAKKVIENALNSPLLEDNDIRGAKHILLNITTGRNPEITMDEVGTITEYIQQEAGFETDLIWGSCVDDSLNDQISVTLIATGFGSGYKERTDQIAKKIGLDEDYENIRNTDETVGKPYVFEFEEQPEDKKIIERHPATNSAEGLSIGSKQHDQELSTHQSKRGRNPVMSSPLQDVKNLTDTENIPAFERRNVKLDWVNPSSEFNSSKVRMYIDEDNKPEIREESSFLHDNVD; translated from the coding sequence ATGAGTCAAAATTCCATCATCAAGGTCATCGGAGTAGGAGGTGGTGGAACCAATGCTGTGACCCACATGTATAATTTAGGGATCAGAGGTGTCGATTTTGCAATTTGCAATACGGACAACCAATCCCTGGATCTGAGTCCGGTACCTCATAAAATTCAACTTGGACCTAATCTGACAGTCGGTCGGGGAGCTGGCAATAATCCCGAAATGGGTAAAAAGGCCTGCCTTGAATCTACGGAAGACCTTCAGGAATTCCTGGAAGCCGATACCAAGATGTTATTTATTACTGCAGGAATGGGTGGTGGAACTGGGACAGGTGCTGGTCCGATTTTAGCTAAAGTGGCCCGTGAAATGGGGATTCTCACCGTGGGCATTGTGACTCAGCCATTTTCTTTTGAAGGTCCGCGAAGAGGAAAGCATGCCCAGGAAGGAATTGAACAATTAAAACAAAACGTCGATGCACTCATCGTCGTTTCAAATGATAAATTAAGACAGATTTATGGGAATTTGCCTATGTCCAGTGCATTTTCTCATGCCGATAATGTGCTGGCTACTGCTGCTAAAGGAATCGCTGAAATTATAACAGTTCCGGGCTACATCAATGTGGATTTTGAGGATGTAAATTTCGTAATGAAAGAAAGCGGTGTTGCAATAATGGGCTCTGCCGCAGCATCCGGCGACGATCGGGCTAAAAAAGTTATAGAAAATGCCTTGAATTCTCCTTTATTGGAGGACAACGACATTCGTGGGGCTAAACATATCCTCTTGAATATTACAACCGGAAGAAATCCGGAGATCACAATGGATGAGGTGGGTACCATTACCGAGTACATTCAACAGGAAGCTGGCTTCGAAACAGACCTCATTTGGGGTTCCTGCGTAGACGACAGTCTGAATGATCAGATCAGCGTTACTTTGATTGCGACTGGATTTGGATCCGGATATAAAGAACGCACCGATCAAATTGCAAAAAAAATAGGGCTTGACGAAGATTATGAAAACATTAGGAATACCGATGAAACTGTTGGAAAACCTTATGTGTTTGAGTTTGAAGAACAGCCCGAAGACAAAAAAATAATCGAAAGACATCCCGCCACCAATTCGGCTGAAGGATTGTCTATCGGCTCTAAGCAACATGACCAGGAGTTAAGTACTCATCAGAGTAAAAGAGGTCGTAACCCCGTAATGTCCTCGCCCTTACAAGATGTAAAAAACTTAACAGACACAGAAAATATACCGGCTTTTGAACGGAGAAATGTGAAGTTGGATTGGGTTAACCCTTCTTCAGAGTTCAATTCATCTAAAGTACGGATGTACATAGATGA
- a CDS encoding UDP-N-acetylmuramoyl-L-alanyl-D-glutamate--2,6-diaminopimelate ligase, whose translation MKNLADILSGISDFRSEGSLDKQVHGFTFDSRKVDEYTVFVAKKGSQLDGHHFISGAVAKGCSIIFCQQFPENIIEGISYFQSDDLSSFLGKVLHQFYDRRISDLIITGVTGTNGKTTVASLLFELFSGLGYRCGLISTVENRIVAEPRPSTHTTPDQIQLYELLHEMHVRQCSHVFMEVSSHAIDQGRIDGLEYTCALFTNITHDHLDYHGTFRNYIYAKKKFFDRLNSDAFAILNGDDVNASVMVQNSKANKVFYSFQNIADHKGRILENSLNGLHLSFDQVEWYSKLMGVFNAYNLLAVYTGALCLGIPLHDLLRAMSALNPVEGRFEYIKGKTTGKMAIVDYAHTPDALQKILNNIIEIKEKDQQIVTVVGCGGDRDKLKRPLMASTACILSDKVILTSDNPRSEKPSDIIADMLEGVDEIFKNKVLVIEDREQAIRSACLLGSKNDIILVAGKGHEKYQEVKGEKLPFDDKKILNTFL comes from the coding sequence TTGAAAAACTTAGCAGACATATTGTCCGGGATCTCCGATTTTCGCTCGGAAGGCTCATTAGACAAACAGGTTCATGGATTCACCTTCGATTCCAGGAAAGTCGATGAGTACACAGTTTTTGTGGCGAAGAAAGGATCGCAGCTGGATGGTCATCATTTTATTTCAGGAGCTGTTGCAAAAGGTTGTAGCATTATATTTTGTCAACAGTTTCCGGAGAATATTATTGAAGGTATAAGCTACTTTCAAAGCGATGATCTGTCTTCATTTTTAGGAAAAGTCCTGCACCAATTTTACGATCGGCGTATATCAGATTTGATCATAACCGGGGTAACTGGTACGAATGGGAAAACAACTGTAGCGAGTTTACTTTTTGAGTTGTTTTCTGGTTTGGGTTACCGTTGTGGACTCATTTCGACGGTTGAAAACCGGATTGTTGCAGAACCAAGGCCATCTACGCATACAACACCGGATCAGATTCAACTCTACGAACTGCTTCATGAAATGCATGTCAGACAATGCAGTCATGTGTTTATGGAGGTCAGTTCTCATGCGATAGACCAGGGAAGGATAGATGGGCTGGAATATACTTGTGCCTTATTCACAAACATCACTCATGACCATCTCGATTACCATGGCACATTTCGCAATTATATATATGCAAAGAAAAAGTTCTTTGATCGTTTGAATTCAGATGCTTTTGCAATATTAAACGGAGATGATGTAAACGCATCCGTTATGGTACAAAACTCAAAAGCAAATAAAGTATTTTATAGTTTTCAAAATATTGCTGATCACAAAGGAAGAATTCTGGAAAATAGTTTGAATGGATTGCATCTGAGTTTTGATCAGGTAGAATGGTATTCAAAGTTGATGGGAGTCTTCAATGCCTACAATCTGCTGGCAGTTTACACAGGAGCTTTATGTCTTGGGATACCATTGCATGATTTATTGAGAGCCATGTCAGCATTGAATCCGGTAGAGGGAAGATTTGAATACATCAAAGGAAAAACAACCGGAAAAATGGCCATAGTAGATTATGCTCATACTCCCGATGCATTGCAAAAAATTTTGAATAATATTATTGAAATAAAAGAAAAGGATCAGCAAATTGTCACTGTGGTAGGGTGTGGAGGCGACAGAGATAAATTAAAAAGACCACTGATGGCCAGCACGGCATGTATATTGAGCGACAAAGTAATACTCACCTCAGATAATCCGAGGAGTGAGAAACCCAGCGATATCATTGCTGATATGTTGGAAGGTGTAGATGAAATATTTAAAAATAAAGTACTGGTCATAGAAGACCGGGAACAAGCGATAAGATCTGCTTGTCTGCTTGGGAGTAAAAATGATATTATTCTCGTTGCCGGAAAAGGGCATGAAAAATATCAGGAAGTGAAAGGTGAAAAGTTGCCTTTCGACGATAAGAAAATTTTGAATACATTTTTGTAG
- a CDS encoding phospho-N-acetylmuramoyl-pentapeptide-transferase: MLYYLFQFIEKIFHLPGGRLFQYISFRAALAILLSLVISMILGGSIIRKLKKLQIGETVRDLGLIGQKEKEGTPTMGGIIIILAIVIPTILLTRLDNVYIQLVLFTTIWMGLIGFADDYIKVFLKDKQGLKAAFKIAGQIVCGLVIAVVMLYHEKVLVRMPKVEALKQQYLIVEEFTSYDAVKNLTTEFVYVKTQLTNVPFLKGNRFDYYWIVEFFGDNAHTWIWLVFIPIVIFIVTAVSNAANLTDGLDGLATGVSAIIAATLAVLAYVSGNARVADYLNIFYLPYTGELVIFSAAFVGACVGFLWYNAFPAKVFMGDTGSLAIGGIIAAMAIILRKELLIPLLCGVFFIENLSVVLQVGYFKYTKWKYGEGKRIFLMSPLHHHFQKKGIHEASIAVRFWIVTVFLAVLTIITLKIR; the protein is encoded by the coding sequence ATGCTTTACTATTTATTTCAATTTATAGAAAAAATATTTCACTTGCCTGGTGGCAGGCTATTTCAGTATATTTCTTTCAGAGCTGCTTTGGCCATACTCTTGTCTTTGGTAATTTCCATGATCCTGGGCGGGTCCATCATCCGTAAACTGAAAAAGCTTCAAATCGGAGAAACCGTCCGCGACCTGGGACTTATCGGACAAAAAGAAAAGGAAGGCACACCCACAATGGGTGGAATCATTATTATTTTGGCCATCGTCATTCCAACTATATTGCTTACCAGGTTGGACAATGTCTACATTCAGTTGGTTTTATTCACAACGATATGGATGGGACTTATTGGGTTTGCAGATGATTACATAAAGGTTTTTCTTAAAGATAAACAGGGGCTCAAGGCTGCTTTTAAAATAGCAGGACAAATCGTTTGTGGTTTGGTGATCGCAGTGGTCATGCTGTATCACGAAAAAGTTCTGGTGCGCATGCCAAAAGTTGAAGCCTTGAAGCAGCAATATCTTATCGTTGAAGAGTTTACTTCTTACGATGCCGTAAAAAACCTGACTACCGAGTTCGTGTATGTAAAAACCCAGCTTACCAATGTACCCTTTTTAAAGGGAAACAGATTTGATTATTACTGGATTGTAGAATTTTTCGGCGACAATGCACATACCTGGATCTGGTTGGTTTTTATTCCAATCGTGATCTTTATTGTAACAGCGGTTTCCAATGCTGCAAATTTAACGGATGGGCTCGACGGACTAGCAACTGGAGTCTCTGCTATAATCGCTGCGACGTTGGCTGTATTGGCTTATGTTTCTGGAAACGCACGGGTTGCAGATTATCTCAATATCTTTTATTTGCCCTACACCGGTGAACTTGTAATCTTTTCTGCCGCATTTGTTGGGGCTTGCGTTGGCTTCCTTTGGTACAATGCATTTCCGGCCAAAGTGTTTATGGGCGATACAGGGAGCCTTGCCATTGGTGGTATTATCGCTGCTATGGCCATTATCCTTCGAAAAGAACTACTCATTCCTCTGTTATGCGGAGTATTTTTTATAGAAAATTTGTCAGTTGTATTGCAGGTGGGTTATTTCAAATACACCAAATGGAAATATGGCGAAGGAAAGAGAATCTTCCTCATGTCTCCATTGCATCACCATTTCCAGAAAAAAGGAATACATGAAGCATCCATAGCTGTTCGCTTCTGGATAGTTACGGTATTTCTGGCGGTATTGACCATCATAACTCTGAAAATCAGATAA
- a CDS encoding UDP-N-acetylmuramate--L-alanine ligase — protein sequence MQLDKLQTIYFLGIGGIGMSNLAWYFHKRGVKIYGYDKTPSPLTDSMQQHGIQIHFEDNQSLIPEDTDLVILTPAVPADLGELQFIQKKKWPIHKRSEVLGWITRQVFNIAVAGTHGKTTTSALLSHLLVDGGLPVTAFLGGISTNYQTNFLDTGSQFMVEEADEYDRSFLHLSPNIAIIGSLDADHLDIYGSREAMVNSYLEFAGKIKSGGTLYLSNTIAAEDIEKFHSSLEDIEIYLFGTDSGDVRAQITGTDSGRVLFEYISKIYHIKELSLRLPGHHNVRNALAAISVAMQLGLNENRIRKGLESFTGIQRRFQWRLDTPKKVLIDDYAHHPEELRSVIQACRDIYPDRLITGIFQPHLYSRTRDFLEEFASALEGLDQIILVEIYPAREEPIPGINSELLFDRIRHPKKWICRKDSLLRLLPDLELDVVMTLGAGDLDLMIDPMIEVIEK from the coding sequence ATGCAATTAGATAAGTTGCAAACCATTTATTTCCTGGGTATTGGAGGAATTGGCATGAGCAATCTGGCCTGGTATTTCCATAAACGGGGAGTAAAAATTTATGGTTACGACAAGACTCCTTCTCCCCTGACAGATTCCATGCAACAACATGGAATCCAAATACATTTTGAGGATAATCAGAGTTTGATTCCCGAAGATACGGATCTGGTGATCCTGACTCCGGCGGTACCTGCAGATTTGGGCGAATTACAATTTATACAGAAAAAAAAATGGCCGATTCACAAGCGATCGGAAGTGTTGGGTTGGATCACTCGACAGGTTTTCAATATTGCTGTGGCAGGTACGCATGGAAAAACGACCACCAGCGCACTGCTCAGCCATCTGCTCGTCGATGGGGGTCTTCCTGTGACCGCTTTTTTGGGGGGGATCAGTACCAATTATCAAACCAATTTTCTGGACACAGGAAGTCAGTTCATGGTTGAGGAAGCTGATGAGTACGATCGCTCATTTTTACACCTCAGCCCGAATATTGCCATTATTGGCTCTTTGGATGCGGATCATCTCGATATTTATGGCAGCCGGGAAGCCATGGTCAATTCATATCTGGAATTTGCCGGTAAAATAAAATCAGGAGGTACTTTATACCTCAGTAACACTATAGCTGCAGAGGATATTGAGAAATTTCATTCCAGTCTGGAGGACATTGAAATTTATCTATTTGGAACAGATTCCGGAGACGTGAGAGCTCAAATCACGGGAACCGATTCTGGCAGGGTTTTGTTTGAATATATTAGTAAAATATATCATATAAAAGAATTATCTTTACGCTTGCCTGGCCATCATAATGTCCGCAATGCATTGGCAGCAATAAGTGTAGCCATGCAACTCGGGCTGAATGAAAACAGGATCCGAAAAGGACTTGAAAGCTTTACGGGAATTCAGCGACGATTCCAATGGAGACTGGATACCCCTAAAAAAGTTCTGATCGATGATTACGCCCACCATCCTGAAGAATTGCGGTCTGTTATTCAGGCGTGCAGGGATATCTATCCCGATCGTCTGATTACAGGAATATTTCAACCGCATCTGTATTCGCGTACGCGAGACTTTCTTGAAGAGTTTGCATCTGCGCTCGAAGGATTGGATCAGATCATTTTGGTTGAAATTTATCCCGCCAGAGAAGAACCCATTCCGGGAATCAATTCGGAATTGCTGTTTGATCGCATCAGGCATCCAAAAAAATGGATTTGCAGAAAAGACAGCCTCCTCCGTTTGTTGCCGGATCTGGAACTCGATGTGGTGATGACTTTGGGAGCAGGCGACCTGGATTTGATGATAGACCCAATGATTGAAGTCATTGAAAAATAG
- a CDS encoding FtsW/RodA/SpoVE family cell cycle protein yields the protein MSQLILKWRNYILRPNFIWTIVFILSLISMLAVYSTSVSVTKYNTDNTSYFLAKHVSFMLVGIGLIWVFSKIDYTKFNRWAPVMLILAIFLLILTFFLGVTINDAKRWLYIPIVGVSFQVSDFAKLALFLYLARSISEKQDVIKGFRSAFIPIMLPILIICGLIAPSNLSTAAVVFMGSIIMMFIGRIQIRYILMVVLFGIMLFAFLLLLENWFPGMTRAETWVSRITNFMNGTEDEYQLEQAKMAISNGHLFLPNPGNSQLKNFIPYSYADFIYPIICEEYGLILGGFGIVFLYLALLLHCVGIVTNSTRAFGALLTIGIGVNLVMQAFSNIAVSLGLIPITGLPLPFISMGGTSMIFTSISLGMIISVSRHIQNLKLDAESEIQTADQQPADTQLILNYEGTD from the coding sequence ATGAGTCAGTTGATTTTGAAATGGCGCAATTATATTCTCAGGCCTAATTTTATTTGGACCATTGTTTTTATTCTATCGCTTATTTCAATGTTGGCAGTTTACAGTACTTCTGTTAGTGTCACTAAATACAATACAGACAACACATCTTATTTCCTGGCAAAGCACGTGAGTTTTATGCTCGTCGGAATTGGACTCATATGGGTCTTTAGTAAAATTGATTATACAAAATTCAATCGATGGGCACCAGTGATGTTGATCCTTGCCATATTTCTGCTGATCCTCACCTTTTTTCTGGGAGTTACAATCAATGATGCTAAACGATGGCTGTACATTCCGATTGTTGGAGTCTCATTTCAGGTTTCAGATTTTGCAAAACTGGCCTTGTTCCTGTATTTGGCAAGATCCATTTCTGAGAAACAAGATGTGATCAAAGGATTTCGGTCGGCGTTCATTCCAATCATGCTTCCTATACTCATTATATGCGGACTGATCGCACCTTCTAATTTAAGTACGGCAGCAGTAGTTTTTATGGGTTCGATCATCATGATGTTTATTGGAAGGATCCAGATCAGATACATCCTAATGGTCGTGCTTTTTGGAATCATGCTGTTTGCTTTCTTACTGTTGCTGGAAAATTGGTTTCCCGGAATGACAAGGGCAGAAACCTGGGTTTCGAGAATTACCAATTTCATGAATGGTACAGAAGATGAGTATCAACTCGAGCAAGCTAAAATGGCGATTTCCAATGGGCATCTTTTTTTGCCCAATCCAGGCAACAGTCAACTTAAAAATTTTATTCCCTATTCATACGCTGATTTTATTTATCCCATCATTTGTGAAGAATATGGTTTGATTCTGGGTGGTTTTGGAATTGTTTTTCTTTATCTGGCCTTGCTGTTGCATTGTGTCGGAATCGTTACCAATTCAACCCGAGCATTTGGTGCGCTCCTTACTATTGGAATCGGAGTCAACCTCGTTATGCAGGCTTTTTCAAATATCGCTGTTTCATTGGGACTTATCCCGATCACCGGTCTTCCTTTACCTTTTATAAGCATGGGTGGTACTTCTATGATTTTTACAAGCATCTCCCTGGGTATGATCATCAGCGTAAGCAGGCATATACAAAATTTAAAACTCGATGCAGAATCTGAAATCCAGACAGCAGATCAGCAACCAGCCGATACCCAACTCATATTGAATTATGAAGGTACTGATTAG
- the murD gene encoding UDP-N-acetylmuramoyl-L-alanine--D-glutamate ligase, whose product MVLILGAGESGVGAALLARKMGLSVFVSEKGLIRSQFKEELILNQIDFEEGSHEIAEQLQPDLLVKSPGIPDEAEILTHFKSKDIPSISEIEFAYPYCKGIIIGITGSNGKTTTTNLAYHLLHENGIKVCKCGNVGLSFARAVALGGYDYYVLELSSFQLDGIEKFTPTIAILLNITPDHLDRYGYKMERYIASKFRIAMNQKPEHTFIVFEGDRYIMQYLAEHPVQSEMVFVKPELSNSGIIYSDGKKIADTNTTKLKGRHNAINMTCATEVALRCGLTSVQIQNALNTFVNDPHRLESIGEINGVEFINDSKATNVDSVFWALDAMQKPVIWIAGGQDKGNEYQVLVPLISKKVKALIAMGVDNSKILKSFDGIVQEIRDTNSMADAMEAAMNIAQAGDVVLLSPACASFDLFKNYEDRGNQFKETFRIFKLNTI is encoded by the coding sequence ATGGTATTAATTCTTGGAGCGGGCGAAAGTGGAGTCGGGGCAGCATTGCTGGCCAGAAAAATGGGCCTTTCTGTATTTGTGAGCGAGAAGGGATTGATCAGAAGTCAATTTAAAGAAGAGTTGATTTTAAATCAGATTGATTTTGAAGAAGGCAGTCACGAAATAGCCGAGCAACTTCAACCCGATCTTTTAGTTAAAAGTCCGGGAATTCCCGATGAAGCAGAAATTTTAACTCATTTCAAATCGAAAGACATTCCGTCCATCTCTGAAATTGAATTTGCATATCCTTATTGCAAGGGAATCATCATCGGGATTACGGGGAGTAATGGAAAAACAACCACTACAAATTTGGCTTACCATCTTTTGCATGAAAATGGAATAAAGGTTTGCAAATGCGGCAATGTAGGACTTTCCTTTGCCAGAGCTGTAGCACTTGGGGGTTATGATTATTATGTCCTGGAATTGAGTAGCTTTCAACTCGACGGAATAGAAAAATTTACACCAACCATTGCGATACTGCTTAATATCACGCCGGATCACCTCGACCGCTACGGATATAAAATGGAACGATATATCGCTTCGAAGTTTAGGATTGCAATGAATCAGAAACCCGAACATACATTCATCGTGTTTGAAGGAGACCGCTATATCATGCAGTATTTGGCTGAACATCCGGTTCAATCAGAAATGGTATTTGTGAAACCTGAATTGAGCAATTCAGGAATTATTTATTCCGATGGAAAGAAAATTGCAGACACCAACACAACCAAATTAAAAGGAAGGCACAATGCAATCAACATGACTTGTGCAACCGAAGTCGCTTTGCGTTGTGGATTGACATCCGTACAAATCCAGAATGCCTTAAATACATTTGTGAACGACCCGCACAGACTTGAATCGATTGGGGAAATTAACGGAGTTGAATTTATCAACGATAGTAAGGCTACTAATGTGGATTCTGTATTCTGGGCGCTGGATGCCATGCAAAAGCCAGTGATCTGGATTGCAGGTGGTCAGGATAAGGGAAATGAATATCAGGTTCTTGTTCCACTGATAAGTAAAAAAGTTAAAGCACTCATAGCAATGGGTGTGGACAATTCTAAAATTTTGAAATCGTTTGATGGAATTGTACAGGAAATCAGAGATACCAATAGCATGGCCGATGCCATGGAAGCAGCCATGAACATCGCTCAGGCAGGAGATGTAGTTCTATTGTCCCCCGCCTGTGCAAGCTTTGATTTATTTAAAAATTACGAAGATCGCGGGAATCAGTTCAAAGAAACGTTCCGAATTTTTAAACTTAATACCATCTGA
- the ftsA gene encoding cell division protein FtsA: protein MEVSYNPNPEVVVALNVGTTKVSAFAGKKNILGKIELLGFGTASCDGVQRGVVSNIDKTSKAICDAIDQAEKRSRQEITTVFVGIAGEHIKSLHHQSVVYRDNPKNEITQEDIEILIQNMHKIALPHGDKILHVVPQEFYIDNSKEGYLDPIGMAGSRLEGNFHIITANTEALDNLIRAVEKAQLHIAGFVLEPTATAEAVLSNDEKEAGVVLVDIGGGTTEVSIYADGIVRYTGVIPLGSNVITKDIKSGCSVIYEQAEKLKQRFGSAVADEIVDNRIITIPGLMGREPKEISEKNLARIIQSRVEELFEYIMWEIRRSGFENKILAGMVLTGGGAKLKDIELLAEFQTGLSTRIGNPLEYKIAHLDEGSLQTAYSTGLGILLESMKKVTPGLPEITEAKTQGHVFDVDDPGENETETVEVESAKGILGKIRNGVYHGFLDFFKPGADSYI from the coding sequence ATGGAAGTAAGTTACAATCCAAATCCGGAAGTAGTTGTAGCCCTGAATGTCGGGACTACCAAAGTAAGCGCATTTGCAGGGAAGAAAAATATTTTGGGAAAAATTGAGTTGTTGGGTTTTGGGACCGCTTCATGCGATGGAGTACAGAGAGGGGTGGTGAGCAACATCGATAAAACTTCAAAAGCAATTTGCGATGCTATCGATCAGGCAGAAAAACGCAGCCGACAGGAAATCACGACTGTTTTTGTGGGTATTGCCGGAGAACATATCAAAAGCCTTCATCACCAGTCTGTAGTTTATCGGGACAATCCAAAAAATGAAATCACCCAGGAAGACATCGAAATCCTGATTCAAAACATGCATAAAATAGCCTTGCCCCATGGCGATAAAATATTACATGTCGTGCCACAGGAGTTTTATATCGACAACAGCAAGGAAGGTTATCTGGATCCAATAGGCATGGCCGGATCCCGATTGGAAGGGAACTTCCACATCATTACTGCCAACACAGAAGCGCTTGATAATTTGATCAGAGCTGTTGAAAAAGCACAGTTGCATATTGCGGGTTTCGTTCTGGAGCCCACAGCTACAGCCGAAGCAGTTTTATCGAATGATGAGAAAGAGGCCGGTGTTGTGCTGGTTGATATTGGAGGAGGAACTACAGAAGTCAGCATTTATGCGGATGGAATAGTGCGCTATACAGGGGTCATCCCTCTTGGTTCCAACGTCATTACCAAAGACATCAAATCGGGTTGCTCGGTTATATATGAGCAAGCTGAAAAATTGAAACAGCGTTTTGGTTCTGCCGTTGCAGATGAAATTGTCGACAATCGCATTATCACGATACCCGGATTGATGGGAAGGGAACCCAAAGAAATATCTGAAAAAAATCTGGCAAGAATTATCCAATCAAGAGTTGAAGAACTCTTCGAATACATTATGTGGGAAATCCGAAGGAGTGGATTTGAAAACAAAATCCTGGCAGGCATGGTATTAACCGGAGGTGGTGCGAAACTCAAGGATATAGAACTGTTGGCAGAATTTCAGACGGGTTTGTCAACCAGGATTGGGAACCCACTCGAATATAAAATTGCTCATTTAGACGAAGGTTCTTTACAAACGGCATATTCGACAGGATTGGGTATTTTGCTGGAGTCCATGAAGAAAGTCACTCCAGGTTTACCTGAAATAACAGAGGCTAAAACGCAGGGACATGTCTTTGATGTTGATGATCCCGGCGAAAATGAAACTGAAACAGTGGAGGTAGAATCAGCAAAGGGTATTTTAGGCAAAATCAGGAATGGCGTATACCACGGATTTCTCGATTTCTTCAAGCCGGGTGCAGATTCGTACATCTGA
- the murG gene encoding undecaprenyldiphospho-muramoylpentapeptide beta-N-acetylglucosaminyltransferase, with translation MKVLISGGGTGGHVFPAIAIADALKEISNDIEILFVGATGKLEMQKVPQAGYNIVGLPIRGLKRKLSLDHLKWIFLLIISLIKAFQTIRRFKPDISVGVGGYASGPVLRISSWMGIPIVIQEQNSYPGITNKLLAKSADKIFVAFQGLEKYFPVAKILHTGNPVRKDLLKQTDRKEASNFFQLDPGKKTICVFGGSLGARAVNDAILGSMQMISDHHEWQWIWQYGSIYENTLNAALAEVPQNVKCFAFIERMDLAYAAADLVISRAGALTLSELMVTGKPSILIPSPNVAEDHQSKNAAYLTEHHAAFMLSEKELSQRLWPLIEEILSDDEVLIRMKTKLKEMARPKAAETIANQIVEIAKKCN, from the coding sequence ATGAAGGTACTGATTAGTGGTGGTGGAACGGGGGGGCATGTTTTTCCTGCGATCGCAATTGCCGATGCATTAAAAGAAATTTCAAATGACATCGAAATTCTCTTTGTAGGGGCAACAGGTAAACTCGAAATGCAGAAAGTACCGCAGGCAGGTTACAACATTGTTGGCCTACCCATACGCGGATTGAAAAGAAAGTTGAGCCTCGATCATTTAAAATGGATTTTCCTGTTAATTATTTCACTGATCAAAGCATTTCAGACCATACGAAGGTTCAAGCCCGACATTTCTGTAGGCGTTGGTGGATATGCAAGCGGACCTGTTTTGAGAATATCTTCATGGATGGGGATTCCCATCGTGATCCAGGAGCAAAATTCTTATCCGGGCATCACCAATAAATTATTGGCAAAGTCGGCTGATAAAATTTTTGTTGCATTTCAAGGTTTAGAAAAATATTTTCCTGTCGCTAAAATTTTACATACCGGGAATCCGGTTAGAAAAGATCTTCTGAAGCAAACTGATCGGAAAGAAGCAAGTAATTTTTTTCAACTCGATCCCGGTAAAAAAACCATTTGTGTATTTGGAGGAAGTCTTGGAGCCCGGGCTGTAAACGATGCCATTTTAGGATCTATGCAAATGATCTCCGATCATCATGAATGGCAATGGATTTGGCAATATGGAAGTATTTATGAAAATACGCTGAATGCAGCTTTGGCAGAAGTCCCCCAAAACGTTAAATGTTTCGCTTTTATAGAAAGAATGGATCTGGCTTATGCCGCGGCAGACCTGGTAATTTCCAGGGCGGGAGCGCTGACCCTATCTGAATTGATGGTTACCGGCAAACCCAGTATACTCATTCCTTCACCTAACGTAGCAGAAGATCACCAAAGTAAGAATGCAGCGTATTTGACAGAACATCATGCTGCTTTTATGTTATCCGAAAAGGAATTAAGTCAAAGGCTTTGGCCTTTGATCGAAGAAATACTTTCCGATGATGAGGTGTTGATCAGAATGAAAACAAAACTCAAAGAAATGGCCAGACCAAAGGCCGCAGAAACCATAGCAAATCAAATCGTCGAAATCGCAAAAAAATGCAATTAG